In Amycolatopsis coloradensis, one genomic interval encodes:
- a CDS encoding alpha/beta hydrolase, whose translation MDFVLVHGTTQSPAGWDRVAKLLTAAGHRAIAVDLLTPVDLPIEGYAQHARDQYDGGRPVVVAHSGSGVLLPAIAEALDARAMVWVAAYIPDFAGGRSLRDEAPAVLEPDWIGVDPTADPAKASEFLFHDCDPETERQALDSLRLFAPAVLATHPAGAAPEIPSTVVVPTRDRTLRPEWMRRAARERLGVTAIEIDAGHCPHISRPAELAAILTRRG comes from the coding sequence ATGGACTTCGTCCTCGTGCACGGCACGACGCAGAGCCCGGCGGGCTGGGACCGCGTGGCCAAGCTGCTCACCGCCGCCGGGCACCGCGCGATCGCCGTGGACCTGCTGACCCCGGTGGACCTGCCGATCGAGGGCTACGCGCAGCACGCGCGGGACCAGTACGACGGCGGACGGCCGGTCGTCGTGGCCCATTCCGGATCCGGGGTGCTGCTTCCCGCGATCGCCGAAGCGCTCGACGCGCGGGCCATGGTGTGGGTCGCCGCCTACATCCCCGACTTCGCCGGCGGCCGGAGCCTGCGCGACGAGGCACCGGCCGTGCTCGAACCCGACTGGATCGGCGTGGACCCGACGGCGGATCCCGCGAAAGCGTCGGAATTCCTCTTCCACGACTGCGATCCCGAGACCGAACGGCAGGCGCTGGACAGTCTGCGGCTGTTCGCCCCCGCGGTGCTCGCGACGCATCCCGCCGGGGCCGCGCCGGAGATCCCATCGACGGTGGTCGTCCCCACCCGCGACCGCACGCTTCGGCCGGAGTGGATGCGCCGGGCCGCGCGGGAACGGCTCGGCGTCACCGCGATCGAGATCGACGCCGGGCACTGTCCCCACATTTCGCGGCCCGCCGAACTCGCCGCCATCCTGACCAGGCGCGGCTGA
- a CDS encoding cytochrome c oxidase subunit 4, which yields MKVEGRIFFLVAVFSVVVAGIYAYMTGTMTRDGVEPVGVVALILTGGLAFLAGSYLQFVARRIEPRPEDREDAEISDGAGELGFFSPGSYWPVGLAAAAALTGVALAFFHIWLLIIALGLVIVAIGGLVFEYHTGPNHE from the coding sequence ATGAAGGTCGAAGGACGGATTTTCTTCCTCGTCGCGGTCTTCTCCGTCGTCGTGGCGGGTATCTACGCGTACATGACCGGAACGATGACCCGGGACGGCGTCGAGCCGGTCGGTGTGGTGGCCCTGATCCTGACCGGTGGCCTGGCCTTCCTGGCCGGGAGCTACCTGCAGTTCGTGGCGCGGCGCATCGAGCCGCGCCCGGAGGACCGGGAAGACGCCGAGATCAGCGACGGCGCCGGTGAGCTGGGCTTCTTCAGCCCTGGCAGCTACTGGCCGGTCGGTCTCGCGGCGGCCGCCGCGCTGACCGGTGTCGCGCTCGCGTTCTTCCACATCTGGCTGCTGATCATCGCGCTGGGCCTGGTCATCGTCGCCATCGGCGGGCTGGTGTTCGAGTACCACACCGGCCCGAACCACGAGTGA
- the asnB gene encoding asparagine synthase (glutamine-hydrolyzing), whose protein sequence is MCGLLGLICSTEADAASARDAVDAAMRCQRHRGPDEHDTWADAEVVYGFNRLAFIDVDHAHQPLIWGPPEAPERYTLNFNGEIYNYKELRDELAAEHGAKFATEGDGEAIVAAYHYLGDDAVKKLRGMFAFMIWDSQEKVVFGARDPFGIKPLFYSAGPGKVAFSSEKKSLLELSGVLGVEDKLDKTALQHYLVLQYVPEPESMHTGIRRVESGTSFRVVPGGEVEFTRYFHPQFNAKPVNNQAEADELYERIADVMRDSVGKHMISDPDVTVGAFLSGGIDSTATATLAKEHNPNLIAFTTGFEREGYSEVDVAAESAAAIGVKHVVRTVSADEMMEALPLIVWYLDDPVADPALVPLWFIAREARKHVKAVLSGEGADELFCGYTIYNEPISLAPFEKIPGGMRKIIGKVSTKIPEGTRGKDLLRRGALPLEDRYYGNARNFRDDQLRKVLRTYEDGIGFKDVTAPWYKISENWDPVARMQHVDLYTWLRGDILVKADKVTMANSLELRVPFLDAEVFKVASTIPLDQKLAHGTTKYALRQALAKIIPGHVLNRRKLGFPVPIRLWLRNEMYDWAKGIISDSRTDALLDKKAVLALLEEHKAGQLDRSRQLWALLVFMLWHGIFVENRIKPEVPEPVYPVKL, encoded by the coding sequence GTGTGCGGCCTGCTTGGACTGATCTGTTCGACCGAAGCCGACGCGGCGAGCGCCCGTGACGCCGTCGACGCGGCCATGCGCTGCCAGCGGCACCGGGGCCCCGACGAGCACGACACCTGGGCCGACGCCGAGGTCGTCTACGGGTTCAACCGGCTGGCCTTCATCGACGTCGACCACGCCCACCAGCCGCTGATCTGGGGTCCGCCGGAGGCACCCGAGCGCTACACGCTGAACTTCAACGGCGAGATCTACAACTACAAAGAGCTGCGCGACGAGCTGGCCGCCGAACACGGTGCGAAATTCGCCACAGAGGGTGACGGCGAGGCGATCGTCGCGGCGTACCACTACCTCGGCGACGACGCGGTGAAGAAGCTGCGCGGGATGTTCGCCTTCATGATCTGGGACTCCCAGGAGAAGGTCGTCTTCGGCGCGCGTGACCCGTTCGGCATCAAGCCGCTGTTCTACTCCGCCGGCCCCGGCAAGGTCGCCTTCTCCAGCGAGAAGAAGAGCCTGCTGGAGCTCTCCGGCGTGCTCGGGGTCGAGGACAAGCTGGACAAGACGGCCCTGCAGCACTACCTGGTGCTGCAGTACGTGCCGGAGCCCGAATCGATGCACACCGGAATCCGCCGCGTCGAGTCCGGCACGTCGTTCCGGGTCGTCCCCGGCGGTGAGGTCGAGTTCACCCGCTACTTCCACCCGCAGTTCAACGCGAAGCCGGTCAACAACCAGGCCGAGGCCGACGAGCTGTACGAGCGCATCGCCGATGTGATGCGCGACTCGGTCGGCAAGCACATGATCTCCGACCCGGACGTCACGGTCGGCGCGTTCCTGTCCGGCGGCATCGACTCCACCGCGACCGCGACGCTGGCCAAGGAGCACAACCCGAACCTGATCGCGTTCACCACCGGTTTCGAACGCGAGGGCTACTCCGAGGTCGACGTCGCCGCCGAATCGGCCGCCGCGATCGGCGTGAAGCACGTGGTCCGCACGGTGTCGGCGGACGAGATGATGGAGGCGCTGCCGCTCATCGTCTGGTACCTCGACGACCCGGTGGCAGACCCGGCGCTCGTGCCGCTGTGGTTCATCGCCCGCGAAGCACGTAAGCACGTCAAGGCGGTGCTGTCCGGCGAAGGCGCCGACGAGCTCTTCTGCGGCTACACGATCTACAACGAGCCGATCTCGCTGGCTCCGTTCGAGAAGATCCCGGGCGGGATGCGGAAGATCATCGGCAAGGTCTCCACGAAGATCCCGGAAGGCACCCGCGGCAAGGACCTGCTGCGGCGCGGGGCGCTGCCGCTGGAAGACCGCTACTACGGCAACGCGCGCAACTTCCGCGACGACCAGCTCCGCAAGGTACTGCGCACGTATGAGGACGGGATCGGCTTCAAGGACGTCACCGCGCCTTGGTACAAGATCTCCGAGAACTGGGACCCGGTCGCGCGGATGCAGCACGTCGACCTCTACACCTGGCTGCGCGGCGACATCCTGGTCAAGGCCGACAAGGTGACCATGGCGAACTCGCTGGAACTGCGCGTGCCGTTCCTCGACGCCGAAGTGTTCAAGGTCGCCTCGACCATCCCGCTCGACCAGAAGCTCGCGCACGGCACCACGAAGTACGCGCTGCGCCAGGCGCTGGCGAAGATCATCCCGGGACACGTGCTGAACCGGCGCAAGCTGGGATTCCCGGTGCCGATCCGGCTGTGGCTGCGCAACGAGATGTACGACTGGGCGAAGGGCATCATCTCGGACTCGCGGACCGACGCGCTGCTCGACAAGAAGGCCGTCCTGGCGCTGCTCGAAGAGCACAAGGCCGGGCAGCTCGACCGCAGCCGTCAGCTGTGGGCGCTGCTGGTGTTCATGCTGTGGCACGGCATCTTCGTCGAGAACCGCATCAAGCCCGAGGTGCCGGAACCCGTCTACCCGGTGAAGCTCTAG
- a CDS encoding cytochrome c oxidase subunit II, with amino-acid sequence MLTATGCSGDEILRFGWPVGVTPQAHDMRTLWTWTVIAALAVGVIVWALIFWTAIFHRKKKTADGAEEELPRQFQYNIPLEIFTVVVPTIMVCVLFFFTATTENRVLAETDDPDVTVDIVAFQWNWEFKYKSDSKNQADPEITTVGSSTEIPLLVLPTNKTIQYNLRSADVIHSFWVPEFHFKRDVMPDPEKNNQDFTFQNSIDKEGSFVGRCAELCGTYHSGMNFEVRALSPDKYAQYIQLRGTVNPKSGKPNTASEALTAMNCGELCSPYAVTTTPFNTDRTARVASN; translated from the coding sequence ATGCTGACGGCGACGGGCTGTTCCGGGGACGAGATCCTCCGCTTCGGCTGGCCGGTCGGGGTGACCCCGCAGGCGCACGACATGCGCACCCTGTGGACGTGGACCGTCATCGCCGCGCTGGCCGTCGGTGTCATCGTCTGGGCGCTGATCTTCTGGACCGCGATCTTCCACCGCAAGAAGAAGACCGCCGACGGCGCGGAAGAGGAACTGCCCCGTCAGTTCCAGTACAACATCCCGCTGGAGATCTTCACGGTCGTCGTCCCGACGATCATGGTCTGCGTGCTGTTCTTCTTCACCGCGACCACCGAGAACCGCGTGCTCGCCGAGACGGACGATCCGGACGTCACGGTCGACATCGTCGCGTTCCAGTGGAACTGGGAGTTCAAGTACAAGAGCGACTCCAAGAACCAGGCCGACCCCGAGATCACCACGGTCGGCAGCTCGACCGAGATCCCGCTGCTGGTCCTGCCGACGAACAAGACGATCCAGTACAACCTGCGGTCGGCCGACGTCATCCACTCGTTCTGGGTGCCGGAGTTCCACTTCAAGCGGGACGTCATGCCGGACCCGGAGAAGAACAACCAGGACTTCACCTTCCAGAACTCGATCGACAAGGAAGGTTCGTTCGTCGGCCGCTGCGCCGAACTGTGCGGCACCTACCACTCGGGGATGAACTTCGAGGTCAGGGCGCTCTCGCCGGACAAGTACGCGCAGTACATCCAGCTCCGCGGCACGGTGAACCCGAAGAGCGGCAAGCCGAACACGGCCTCCGAGGCGCTGACGGCGATGAACTGCGGCGAACTGTGCTCGCCCTACGCCGTCACCACCACCCCGTTCAACACCGACCGCACCGCGCGGGTCGCGTCCAACTGA
- a CDS encoding phosphoribosylaminoimidazolesuccinocarboxamide synthase, whose protein sequence is MKHIHAGKVRDLYEIDGDILLVASDRVSVYDVSLPTPIPDKGALLNQLSAWWFEKMADVVPNHVISTTDVPAEFAGRAMRCKPLKMIQVECIARGYLTGLGMREYRRDGKVSGVELPAGLVEADKLPEPIFTPTTKISDTGHDEFMTFADVVNEIGQETADRIRDLTLEVYTKGAEHAAKNGIIIADTKIEFGFDADGVLTLGDEVLTSDSSRFWPADEYEPGRTQHAFDKQFVRDWSTTTGWDKTPPGPAIPDEIVEATRKRYTEVYERITGKTWAPGGAHA, encoded by the coding sequence ATGAAGCACATTCACGCGGGTAAGGTCCGGGACCTTTACGAAATCGACGGCGACATTCTGCTCGTCGCCTCGGATCGCGTTTCGGTCTACGACGTCTCGCTGCCGACCCCGATTCCGGACAAGGGCGCGCTGCTGAACCAGCTTTCCGCCTGGTGGTTCGAAAAGATGGCCGACGTGGTGCCGAACCACGTCATCTCCACGACCGACGTCCCCGCCGAATTCGCCGGCCGCGCCATGCGGTGCAAGCCGCTGAAGATGATCCAGGTCGAGTGCATCGCGCGCGGCTACCTCACCGGTCTCGGAATGCGTGAATACCGGCGCGACGGCAAGGTTTCCGGCGTCGAACTGCCCGCCGGTCTCGTCGAGGCGGACAAGCTGCCCGAGCCGATCTTCACGCCCACCACGAAGATCTCCGACACCGGCCACGACGAGTTCATGACCTTCGCCGACGTCGTGAACGAGATCGGCCAGGAGACCGCGGACCGCATTCGCGACCTGACGCTCGAGGTCTATACCAAGGGTGCGGAGCACGCGGCGAAGAACGGCATCATCATCGCCGACACCAAGATCGAATTCGGTTTCGACGCCGACGGTGTGCTGACGCTCGGGGACGAGGTGCTCACGTCGGACTCGTCCCGTTTCTGGCCCGCCGACGAGTACGAGCCGGGCCGCACGCAGCACGCGTTCGACAAGCAGTTCGTCCGCGACTGGTCCACGACCACCGGTTGGGACAAGACACCGCCCGGCCCGGCCATCCCGGACGAGATCGTCGAGGCGACCCGCAAGCGCTACACCGAGGTCTACGAGCGGATCACCGGGAAGACCTGGGCTCCCGGTGGTGCTCATGCCTGA
- a CDS encoding carbohydrate kinase family protein produces MADNARIAVSGSIATDHLMHFPGRFAEQLIAEQLHRVSLSFLADDLVVRRGGIGANIAFGLGVLGKRPILVGAVGSDFADYRSWLERHGVDTAGVLVSEVAHTARFVCTTDEDLCQIATFYAGAMAESRNIELEPVAAHAGALSLVLISPDDPEGMVRHAEECRQRGYTFAVDPSQQLARMDGEQVRAFIEGAKYLFSNDYEWELLLQKTGWSEADVLDRVGMRITTLGEKGVEIVGKDGLALQIGAVPERGKVDPTGVGDGFRAGFIAGIDGGLGLERSAQLGSLIAVLVLETVGTQEWSFDRADVLGRLKEAFGPESAEEIAAILPA; encoded by the coding sequence GTGGCAGACAACGCCAGGATCGCGGTATCCGGCAGTATCGCAACCGACCACCTCATGCACTTCCCAGGCAGGTTCGCCGAGCAGCTCATCGCCGAGCAGCTGCACCGGGTGTCCCTGAGCTTCCTGGCCGATGACCTCGTCGTCCGGCGGGGCGGGATCGGCGCGAACATCGCCTTCGGTCTCGGGGTGCTGGGCAAGCGTCCGATCCTGGTCGGCGCGGTGGGCTCCGACTTCGCCGACTACCGGTCCTGGCTCGAGCGGCACGGCGTCGACACCGCCGGAGTGCTGGTCTCCGAGGTCGCGCACACCGCCCGCTTCGTCTGCACCACCGACGAGGACCTCTGCCAGATCGCCACCTTCTACGCCGGTGCGATGGCGGAATCCCGCAACATCGAGCTGGAGCCGGTCGCCGCGCACGCCGGCGCGCTGTCGCTCGTGCTGATCAGCCCGGACGACCCCGAAGGCATGGTCCGGCACGCCGAGGAGTGCCGGCAGCGCGGCTACACCTTCGCCGTCGACCCCTCGCAGCAGCTGGCCAGGATGGACGGCGAGCAGGTGCGCGCCTTCATCGAGGGCGCGAAGTACCTGTTCAGCAACGACTACGAATGGGAACTGCTGCTGCAGAAGACCGGCTGGTCCGAGGCCGACGTCCTCGACCGGGTCGGCATGCGGATCACCACGCTCGGGGAGAAGGGCGTCGAGATCGTCGGCAAGGACGGCCTCGCGCTGCAGATCGGCGCCGTCCCGGAACGCGGCAAGGTCGACCCGACCGGCGTCGGCGACGGCTTCCGCGCCGGGTTCATCGCCGGTATCGACGGCGGGCTCGGCCTGGAGCGTTCGGCGCAGCTGGGCTCGCTGATCGCCGTGCTGGTGCTGGAGACCGTGGGCACGCAGGAATGGTCCTTCGACCGGGCCGACGTCCTGGGCCGCCTCAAGGAGGCCTTCGGACCGGAGTCCGCCGAGGAGATCGCGGCGATCCTGCCCGCTTGA
- a CDS encoding DUF3043 domain-containing protein yields the protein MRFLRRSTTDSATTDTETPGDEAVEVQAKSYTPGKGKATPKRREAEAKRRGPVAPPPTTMREAMKRNKELRKSAKADPEYKLKQRNAAKERRERMMAGEDKYLLPRDRGPVKAYIRDLVDSRRNLLGLFMPLAILVFVALILPYPEVQRYATLLCTVMLLGMIVEGFLSGRRIAKMVRLKFPNETIKGTSVGWYSFIRASQIRKLRVPKPRVSPGDKV from the coding sequence GTGAGGTTCCTGCGCCGTAGCACCACAGACTCCGCCACGACGGACACCGAGACCCCCGGCGACGAGGCCGTCGAGGTCCAGGCCAAGTCGTACACGCCCGGAAAGGGCAAGGCCACCCCCAAGCGGCGTGAGGCCGAGGCCAAGCGCCGCGGCCCGGTGGCGCCCCCGCCGACCACCATGCGGGAGGCGATGAAGCGCAACAAGGAGCTCCGGAAGTCCGCGAAGGCCGACCCGGAGTACAAGCTCAAGCAGCGCAACGCCGCCAAGGAACGCCGTGAGCGGATGATGGCGGGCGAGGACAAGTACCTGCTCCCCCGTGACCGCGGCCCGGTCAAGGCGTACATCCGTGACCTGGTCGACTCGCGGCGCAACCTGCTCGGCCTGTTCATGCCGCTGGCGATCCTGGTGTTCGTCGCGCTGATCCTGCCGTACCCCGAGGTCCAGCGGTACGCGACGCTCCTGTGCACCGTGATGCTGCTCGGCATGATCGTCGAGGGTTTCCTCAGCGGGCGCCGGATCGCGAAGATGGTCCGCCTGAAGTTCCCGAACGAGACGATCAAGGGCACCTCCGTCGGCTGGTACTCCTTCATCCGCGCGAGCCAGATCCGCAAGCTGCGGGTTCCGAAGCCGCGGGTCAGCCCCGGCGACAAGGTCTGA
- a CDS encoding HesB/IscA family protein: MTTAEQAAAAQAETAEETHGVTLTDAAASKAKALLEQEGRDDMHLRIAVQPGGCAGLRYQLFFDERTLDGDLFRDFDGLRVAVDRMSAPYVSSAVIDFVDSIEKQGFTIDNPNATGSCACGDSFH, from the coding sequence ATGACGACCGCTGAGCAGGCAGCCGCAGCTCAGGCCGAAACCGCCGAGGAGACCCACGGCGTCACGTTGACCGACGCCGCCGCCAGCAAGGCGAAGGCCCTGCTCGAGCAGGAGGGCCGCGACGATATGCATCTGCGCATCGCCGTCCAGCCCGGTGGGTGCGCGGGCCTGCGCTACCAGCTGTTCTTCGACGAGCGCACGCTCGACGGTGACCTGTTCCGTGACTTCGACGGCCTTCGCGTCGCCGTCGACCGGATGAGCGCGCCGTACGTGTCGAGCGCCGTGATCGACTTCGTCGACTCGATCGAGAAGCAGGGCTTCACGATCGACAACCCCAACGCGACCGGCAGCTGCGCCTGCGGCGACAGCTTCCACTGA
- a CDS encoding GntR family transcriptional regulator: MPAVDRPEPPYLQIAGSIRDDIVSGRLKEGDTVPSAREIARNWNVAMATAMKVLSTLRAEGLVRAVRGVGTVVQTRALHRSARDRTISIARTGKVYPPGHYAKIREAGLLSAPDRVAGALGIDEGSPVIRRRRTTYAGEGRPVSTSVSWFDGAVASKAPLLFEPVRIVEGTVKYVADRTGRVLASTHSQHAAGLAGAEEAAELGVAEGSAILLSRNRFLSAEGDVLEYGESAALPDHWIFYEYNIEDGA, from the coding sequence TTGCCCGCCGTCGATCGACCCGAACCGCCGTATCTCCAGATCGCGGGAAGCATTCGCGACGACATCGTTTCGGGCAGGCTCAAGGAAGGCGACACGGTCCCGTCCGCGCGGGAGATCGCCAGGAACTGGAACGTCGCGATGGCGACGGCGATGAAGGTGCTCTCGACGCTCCGCGCCGAAGGTCTGGTCCGCGCGGTACGCGGGGTCGGGACAGTGGTGCAGACCAGGGCGCTGCACCGCTCCGCGCGCGATCGGACGATCTCGATCGCGCGAACCGGCAAGGTCTATCCACCGGGCCACTACGCGAAAATCCGCGAAGCAGGCCTCCTGTCCGCACCGGACCGGGTGGCGGGCGCGCTCGGAATCGATGAAGGTTCTCCGGTGATCCGTCGGCGACGGACCACGTATGCGGGCGAAGGCCGGCCGGTGTCGACGTCGGTCTCGTGGTTCGACGGCGCTGTCGCGTCGAAGGCCCCGTTGCTCTTCGAGCCGGTGCGGATCGTCGAAGGCACGGTCAAATACGTGGCGGACCGGACAGGCCGTGTTCTGGCGTCGACTCATTCTCAGCACGCCGCGGGGCTGGCGGGTGCGGAGGAGGCGGCGGAACTCGGCGTGGCCGAAGGTTCGGCGATTCTGTTGAGTCGCAACAGGTTTCTGTCCGCCGAGGGTGACGTACTCGAGTACGGCGAATCGGCGGCCTTGCCGGACCACTGGATTTTTTACGAATACAACATCGAGGACGGGGCATGA
- a CDS encoding aldo/keto reductase family protein, producing the protein MEFRRLGRSGLNVSEISYGNWLTHGSQVEEDQAQACIKAALDVGITTFDTADVYANTAAESVLGRGLKGLRRESLEIFTKVYWPTGPKGPNDQGLGRKHIMESANASLKRLGTDYVDLYQAHRFDRTVPLEETFLAFADLVRQGKVLYVGVSEWTAEQITQGAAIARELKVPLISNQPQYNALWRVIEAQVIPASEREGLSQIVWSPIAQGVLTGKYKPGQPLPEGSRATDEKGGANMVARFLNDDVLERVQRLQPIADKAGLTMAQLSVAWVLQNPNVASAIIGASRPEQVHENVKAAGVKLDADLLAAIDEALDGVAETDPTLTRSP; encoded by the coding sequence ATGGAGTTTCGACGACTGGGCCGCAGCGGCCTCAATGTCAGTGAGATCTCGTACGGCAACTGGCTCACCCACGGGTCCCAGGTGGAAGAGGACCAGGCCCAGGCCTGCATCAAGGCGGCGCTCGACGTCGGCATCACCACGTTCGACACCGCTGACGTCTACGCCAACACGGCCGCCGAATCGGTACTCGGCCGCGGCCTGAAGGGCCTGCGCCGCGAAAGCCTGGAGATCTTCACCAAGGTCTACTGGCCGACCGGCCCCAAGGGCCCGAACGACCAGGGTCTCGGCCGCAAGCACATCATGGAGTCGGCGAACGCTTCGCTGAAGCGGCTCGGCACCGACTACGTCGACCTCTACCAGGCGCACCGGTTCGACCGGACCGTCCCGCTCGAAGAGACGTTCCTCGCCTTCGCCGACCTCGTCCGCCAGGGCAAGGTGCTCTACGTCGGCGTCTCCGAGTGGACCGCCGAGCAGATCACCCAGGGCGCGGCGATCGCACGCGAACTGAAGGTGCCCCTCATCTCGAACCAGCCGCAGTACAACGCCCTGTGGCGGGTCATCGAGGCGCAGGTCATCCCGGCCTCCGAACGCGAAGGGCTCAGCCAGATCGTCTGGTCGCCGATCGCGCAGGGCGTGCTCACCGGGAAGTACAAGCCCGGTCAGCCGCTGCCCGAGGGCTCCCGTGCGACCGACGAGAAGGGCGGCGCCAACATGGTCGCCCGCTTCCTCAACGACGACGTCCTCGAGCGCGTCCAGCGGCTTCAGCCGATCGCGGACAAGGCGGGACTGACGATGGCCCAGCTGTCCGTGGCGTGGGTGCTGCAGAACCCGAACGTCGCCTCGGCGATCATCGGCGCTTCGCGACCGGAGCAGGTGCACGAGAACGTGAAGGCGGCGGGCGTGAAGCTGGACGCGGATCTGCTCGCCGCGATCGACGAGGCCCTCGACGGCGTCGCCGAGACCGACCCGACGCTGACCCGCTCCCCCTGA
- the cobT gene encoding nicotinate-nucleotide--dimethylbenzimidazole phosphoribosyltransferase — translation MDDEILEFAEVEQPDEHARSAAIALHSKLIKPAGSLGRLEELGVWVAACQGQSPPRPFTRPRVVVFAGDHGIAAKGVSAYPGEVTAQLVGSMLTGGAAINVLAASAGASVRVVDMAVDSDAPATRSIGEFKVRRGSGSIDVEDALTDEEARAAVRAGRAIADAEVDGGADLLIAGDLGIGNSTPASVLVAALTGGEPVAVVGRGSGIDDNTWMRKAAAVRDALRRARTVLADPVALLRTAAGADIAAMSGFLAQASLRKTPVILDGLVASAAALVAEELVPGARQWWAAGQRGGEPAHALALEHLDLDPILDLDVRLGEGTGAVAALPLVFMATRVLAEMATHEQAGVSGPLIEAPAS, via the coding sequence TTGGACGACGAAATCCTCGAGTTCGCCGAAGTCGAGCAGCCTGATGAACACGCGCGCTCGGCGGCGATCGCCCTGCACTCGAAACTGATCAAACCGGCGGGTTCGCTGGGCAGGCTCGAAGAACTGGGCGTGTGGGTCGCGGCCTGCCAGGGCCAGTCGCCGCCACGGCCGTTCACGCGGCCCCGGGTCGTGGTGTTCGCCGGGGACCACGGCATCGCCGCGAAGGGCGTCTCGGCCTATCCGGGTGAGGTCACCGCGCAACTCGTCGGCAGCATGCTGACCGGCGGCGCGGCCATCAATGTCCTGGCGGCCTCGGCGGGCGCGAGCGTCCGGGTCGTCGACATGGCCGTCGACAGCGACGCTCCCGCGACGCGGTCGATCGGCGAGTTCAAGGTGCGGCGCGGCTCCGGCTCGATCGACGTCGAGGACGCGCTGACCGACGAGGAGGCGCGTGCCGCCGTCCGCGCGGGCCGGGCGATCGCCGACGCCGAGGTCGACGGCGGGGCCGACCTGCTCATCGCGGGCGACCTCGGGATCGGGAACAGCACTCCGGCCTCGGTGCTGGTCGCGGCGCTGACCGGCGGCGAACCGGTGGCCGTCGTCGGCCGCGGTTCCGGGATCGACGACAACACCTGGATGCGCAAGGCCGCGGCGGTCCGGGACGCGCTGCGGCGCGCACGGACCGTACTGGCCGACCCGGTCGCGCTGCTGCGCACCGCCGCGGGCGCGGACATCGCCGCGATGTCGGGTTTCCTCGCGCAGGCCTCGCTCCGGAAGACGCCGGTGATCCTGGACGGCCTGGTCGCCTCCGCGGCCGCGCTGGTCGCCGAGGAACTCGTTCCCGGCGCGCGGCAGTGGTGGGCCGCGGGCCAGCGTGGCGGCGAACCCGCGCACGCGCTGGCGCTGGAGCACCTCGACCTGGACCCGATCCTGGACCTGGACGTGCGCCTAGGCGAGGGGACGGGCGCGGTCGCGGCGCTGCCGCTGGTGTTCATGGCGACGCGGGTGCTCGCGGAGATGGCCACGCACGAGCAGGCCGGGGTGAGCGGGCCGCTGATCGAGGCTCCCGCTTCCTGA
- a CDS encoding IspD/TarI family cytidylyltransferase, protein MVLASGAGTRVGAKLNKVYLPVAGKRVVAWSLGAFARVPGIEVLVLVIRPQDTELAHEVLAAHPGEVELVHGGATRQGSELNALRHLASRIESGEIDAVLLHDAARPLVTPELIADVLAGTRRHGGAVPGVAADDIVRVDDDTVSGALPGAIRVQTPQGFRAAPLLEAYETAEREGFVGTDTSSCMERFSALPVRWVPGSAENLKITYPHDLVVAEQVIGRG, encoded by the coding sequence GTGGTGCTCGCGAGCGGAGCGGGCACCCGGGTCGGCGCCAAACTCAACAAGGTCTACCTGCCGGTGGCGGGCAAACGGGTCGTCGCGTGGTCGCTCGGCGCCTTCGCCCGCGTGCCAGGGATCGAGGTGCTCGTGCTGGTCATCCGGCCGCAGGACACCGAACTCGCGCACGAGGTGCTCGCCGCGCATCCGGGCGAGGTCGAACTCGTCCACGGCGGCGCGACGCGTCAGGGCTCGGAGCTGAACGCCTTGCGCCACTTGGCTTCCCGTATCGAGAGCGGAGAGATCGACGCCGTACTGCTGCACGACGCGGCCCGTCCGCTCGTCACCCCGGAACTGATCGCGGACGTCCTCGCCGGCACGCGGCGCCACGGGGGAGCGGTGCCCGGCGTCGCGGCCGACGACATCGTGCGCGTCGACGACGACACCGTTTCCGGCGCGCTGCCCGGGGCGATCAGGGTGCAGACGCCACAAGGCTTCCGCGCCGCCCCGTTGCTCGAAGCCTACGAAACGGCCGAGCGAGAGGGTTTCGTCGGCACGGACACGTCTTCGTGCATGGAAAGGTTCTCCGCGCTGCCGGTGCGGTGGGTTCCGGGCAGCGCGGAGAACCTCAAGATCACCTACCCGCACGACCTCGTTGTCGCCGAGCAGGTGATCGGCCGAGGTTAG